A window of the Dioscorea cayenensis subsp. rotundata cultivar TDr96_F1 chromosome 14, TDr96_F1_v2_PseudoChromosome.rev07_lg8_w22 25.fasta, whole genome shotgun sequence genome harbors these coding sequences:
- the LOC120275827 gene encoding barley B recombinant-like protein D produces the protein MNDNGQRDNGRHKADQCKSNHAQWMMPPYQMKDSYTMKMIAMMAERDTALQERNKALAEKREALSERDKSYLQRDAALAERNNAIMERDKAFAALEALRYSRENGVNDNGGSGCPSGCNVPLVMKHSHHLHHQQQHQHQHQHQHQQQQQPPHAHTAQLSDALFDHEREMNMNNGFPVSVATGAGPKARRGRRPKKETSVQAVQPRKPVKAPRKRIKKNEVTGVEREIPKAKPLEWKGQDLGLNLVAFDDTTMPVPVCSCTGEFHQCYKWGNGGWQSACCTMTLSLFPLPMIPNKRHTRVGGRKMSGSAFSKLLSRLAAEGHDLSVPLDLKDHWARHGTNRYITIK, from the exons ATGAATGACAATGGACAGAGGGATAACGGGAGACATAAAGCAGATCAGTGCAAATCGAATCATGCTCAG TGGATGATGCCTCCATATCAGATGAAGGACAGCTATACAATGAAGATGATAGCCATGATGGCTGAGCGAGATACTGCTCTCCAGGAGCGCAACAAAGCCCTTGCTGAGAAGAGAGAGGCTCTGTCTGAGAGAGACAAATCATATCTTCAGCGTGATGCGGCGCTGGCTGAGCGGAATAATGCCATCATGGAACGGGACAAGGCATTTGCTGCTCTGGAGGCTCTACGGTATTCCCGAGAGAATGGGGTGAATGACAATGGTGGGTCTGGGTGTCCTTCTGGCTGTAATGTACCCTTGGTGATGAAGCATAGTCATCATCTCCACCACCAGCAACAAcatcagcatcagcatcagcatcagcatcaaCAGCAGCAGCAACCTCCTCATGCTCACACGGCGCAGCTGTCAGATGCTTTATTTGATCATGAAAGAGAGATGAACATGAACAATGGGTTCCCCGTCTCAGTAGCAACTGGAGCTGGTCCAAAAGCCAGACGTGGGAGACGGCCAAAGAAGGAGACAAGTGTTCAAGCAGTTCAACCCCGGAAGCCGGTGAAGGCGCCTAGGAAAAGGATCAAAAAGAATGAGGTCACTGGTGTGGAAAGGGAAATTCCAAAAGCTAAACCCCTTGAATGGAAAGGGCAGGACCTAGGACTCAACCTGGTTGCATTTGATGACACAACAATGCCAGTGCCGGTGTGTTCATGCACAGGGGAGTTCCATCAGTGCTATAAGTGGGGAAATGGGGGATGGCAATCGGCCTGCTGTACCATGACGTTGTCCTTGTTTCCACTCCCAATGATTCCCAACAAGCGCCATACCCGTGTGGGTGGTCGCAAAATGAGTGGCAGTGCATTTTCAAAGCTGCTCAGCCGGCTGGCAGCTGAGGGGCATGATCTGTCTGTACCACTCGACCTCAAGGACCATTGGGCAAGGCATGGTACAAACCGCTACATTACGATCAAGTGA